One Carassius carassius chromosome 28, fCarCar2.1, whole genome shotgun sequence genomic window carries:
- the ngef gene encoding ephexin-1, protein MAMTALFRMKWGHKPQVVQPKPQAPVPHLPSEDDEDDDDETLSMRAPIRRNSRFYRSMRKKKLSSSSEQQESPTSSPKPAVDPTSYNRLSPSAANRLLPSPRTHHPPSRSGISLPSNGITVLGGVRSRSPLATPGGWTRRQEMEELSERTTSACTMQDNDIHTTVDPDSITLRLVRNGESPQKMAVENSCRNFNIVKSVDVLYQEYRDTSKQQEIEQRRQRDGLPAAGSGVTAAPALQLQLRNGMHSLSLWQNLEVVKDSGLLKTLEPKEIIVQEAMFELVTSEASYYKSLELLETDFLRNPLLVNTLSQSDMHFLFSNIKDIMKASERFLMDLEHRIEESILISDVCDIVHFHAVKHFQVFISYVINQAYQEKNYRRILQENTLFRENISILENQPKVKGLSFTSFLILPFQRITRLKLLVQNILKKVEENSEREKTAILAHQELERIVKECNEGVRKMSRTEELISIEKTLEFKSKSVPVISHSRWLLKKGEVQQMSGPKSTRTMRSRKLYHPIYLFLFNNLLLITKRSSSGEKYQVLDSCSRSMLRTEDLEDQGQMLASVFVLKLLENQEDREVSYMLKTESISDKLRWIYALTPNRRTRFLSTSTHQPDSPQVQCIQSYSSQEPDELCVEMADVLHILECTDDGWMLGERLHDGERGWFPIRVVERIMSAEVRAQNLKECQRIQQAQEGAQGARAASRGRRQAKSPQYTPTWTDL, encoded by the exons ATGGCGATGACAGCCCTGTTCAGAATGAAGTGGGGACATAAACCTCAAGTGGTCCAGCCTAAACCTCAGGCGCCAGTGCCCCATCTGCCCAgcgaggatgatgaggatgacgACGACGAGACATTGTCCATGAGAGCTCCGATACGCAGGAATTCACGGTTTTACCGTTCAATGAGAAAGAAAAAGTTGTCTTCATCTTCAGAACAACAAGAAA GCCCCACTTCCTCTCCTAAACCAGCAGTGGACCCCACCTCCTACAATAGACTCAGCCCCTCTGCAGCGAATCGACTTCTACCCTCTCCCAGAACGCATCA TCCACCTTCTCGTTCTGGAATCTCGTTGCCGAGCAACGGGATTACTGTGCTGGGAGGAGTTCGCTCTCGGTCTCCTTTGGCGACGCCGGGAGGTTGGACGCGTAGACAAGAAATGGAAGAGCTGAGTGAACGGACGACAAGTGCCTGCACTATGCAGGACAATGACATTCACACCACTGTCGACCCTGACAGCATCACACTCCG gCTGGTGAGGAATGGTGAAAGTCCGCAGAAGATGGCAGTAGAGAATTCCTGCCGCAATTTCAACATTGTGAAGAGCGTTG ATGTTTTGTATCAAGAGTACAGAGACACCTCTAAGCAGCAGGAGATCGAGCAGCGTCGACAGAGAGATGGGCTTCCAGCTGCAGGGTCAGGGGTCACGGCTGCACCCGCATTGCAGCTACAGCTGAGGAACGGCATGCATTCACTGAGCCTCTGGCAAAACCTGGAGGTTGTGAAAGACAGTGGACTACTGAAGACCCTAGAGCCAAAGGAGATCATAGTGCAGGAG GCCATGTTTGAACTGGTGACCTCTGAGGCATCGTACTACAAAAGCCTGGAGCTGCTGGAAACTGACTTTCTACGAAACCCTCTGCTTGTTAACACCTTGAGTCAGTCTGACATGCACTTCCTGTTCTCCAACATTAAGGACATCATGAAGGCAAGCGAGAG GTTCCTCATGGATCTGGAGCACAGGATCGAAGAGTCCATCCTGATCTCAGACGTGTGCGACATCGTTCATTTTCACGCTGTTAAACACTTCCAAGTCTTCATCAGCTACGTCATCAACCAGGCGTACCAGGAGAAGAACTACCGACGGATACT ACAAGAAAATACTCTTTTCCGAGAGAATATATCCATTTTGGAGAATCAGCCAAAAGTGAAGGGCCTCTCGTTTACCTCCTTCCTCATCCTCCCTTTCCAGCGGATCACACGACTCAAACTACTTGTTCAG AATATTCTGAAGAAGGTGGAGGAAAATTCAGAGAGAGAAAAGACTGCAATATTAGCTCATCAAGAGCTGGAAagg ATTGTGAAGGAGTGCAATGAAGGTGTGAGAAAGATGAGTCGCACCGAGGAGCTGATCAGCATCGAGAAAACGCTTGAATTCAAATCCAAG TCAGTGCCGGTGATTTCTCACTCTCGCTGGCTCCTGAAGAAGGGAGAGGTGCAGCAGATGTCTGGACCCAAGAGCACCAGGACCATGCGCAGCCGCAAGCTCTACCACCCCATCTACCTGTTCCTGTTCAATAACCTGCTGCTCATCACCAAACGCAGCTCCAG TGGAGAGAAGTACCAGGTTCTGGACTCCTGCAGTCGCTCCATGCTGAGGACTGAAGACCTGGAGGATCAGGGTCAGATGCTGGCCTCGGTGTTTGTGCTGAAACTGCTGGAGAACCAGGAGGACAGAGAAGTCAGCTACATGCTCAAGACTGAAAGCAT AAGCGATAAACTGCGCTGGATATATGCTTTGACTCCAAACCGTCGTACGAGATTCCTCTCCACCAGCACTCACCAACCAG ATTCTCCACAGGTTCAGTGCATCCAGTCGtactcctctcaggaacctgatgagcTCTGTGTAGAAATGGCTGATGTGCTGCACATTCTGGAGTGCACCGATGATG gctggatgTTGGGTGAAAGGTTACATGATGGTGAGCGAGGCTGGTTCCCCATCCGTGTGGTGGAGAGGATCATGAGCGCAGAAGTTCGGGCTCAGAATCTTAAAGAGTGTCAACGGATCCAGCAGGCTCAGGAAGGAGCGCAG